The Hemiscyllium ocellatum isolate sHemOce1 chromosome 28, sHemOce1.pat.X.cur, whole genome shotgun sequence genome includes the window GTGCATGTATTTTCAGAGCTGGCAATATTCTTTCCTACTTCTCCTGCAATGCCTCATCTTAGATGCAAAAGGTATCAAGCACAGATGAACTAATAAGATAAAAATGGGTATCCAAGGTGAAAGGGAGACTGAGAGTGAATACTGGTTTTCCATGCCTGAAAGGTTGGTCAGAACCCTGAATATGGGGAATGGGGAGCATCACATCCACTTTTTATGATGGTAAAGGAGAATATGGAAAATACATTTTGGAATAAGGAGTGGGGATTTAGATGTaactacccttgacatcaagtcGGCATTTGAATAACTGTGGTACCTAGGCACCcaagcaaaactagagtcaatagGAATTAAGCAGACAGCTATCTTGCATTTCTGGCACAAGGCAAGATGGTTGTGATTCTTGGAGGGCAGTCATCTCATCTCTGAACATCTCTGTAGGAGGTCATCAGGATAGTGTCCAATGTccagtcatcttcagctgcttcattatcTTTCCTCccttataaggtcagaagtacaGATGTTTGCTAATAGTTAAAACAACTCAGATACTTAAGCATTGTGTCCAAATGCACTGAGATTATTCTAATATCTTGAATTAGGTTGACAAGCTTTCAAAACACATCTGtgccacaaaaatgccagatAATGATAATCTCCAACAGGAGAAAATCTCACCATATATAGGGGGCCTAATGGTATTAATCCAGGCACTCAGGTAGtgttctgaggacctggattcaaatcctgccatggcagagggTGAAATTTGCAAACAACAAAAATATGGAATTAcaaatttaatgatgaccatgaaatccttGTTGGTTATCTGGTTCATTAGTGTCctttttttgactctgactctgttttggaaaagaatggatgTATTAGGAATAGTCAGGGGGACTTGAGTCTTGAGCTGTGAACTGAATGCTGCTGTGCAACTGTTCTTTTATGTCTAGGCATATGGATGGTGACTGCAGCTTTTATTGATAATTCCTCTTGAACATTGGTTTGGAAAATGCTCTGCAGCTATCACTTCCTATTCCTGATTGTTTTTGCTATGCTGGAGTGGAGAgtgctcaacatttcaactttaAAATTGTGTTAAACAATGTTATGATTGTGAGTCATTTCAAGCATTCTTCCTGACATTCAGTTGAAGAACTGTTTTGGCAGGCTTTCAGTCTTTGCAAAGTTACTGCTTAGTGTGATCGAACCAAGGAAAGAAGTAAAGCACGTAGAAGAATAGTTTTATTGGCACATTCAATTCTGCTTTTCTTTACCCCTTCCCAAAAGAAATTGATCATTTTCATTGGGATCACTTGATTTCTTGGAAACAGCCATTCAGATCAACTGAATTCACATTTCATTATGGATTTAGGACAAATAATATTGGTAATTGATAAATTGCAACTGAATTCAATGGCTTTTATATTGGGGTAAGTCATAAGAAGTCACCAGTTCCCATTAGATGGGCCTTAGTTCTTTTTTAAGTCAATTCTTTATGCAAACTGCAGGTTGAGAACTGTGCCATGAGCACTGACCCCTCCATATTAAGCACATCTCAAAGAAACAATGTGTCTGTGTTTGGGAGTTGGAATCTCTTAGTTTGTGATAATCACCATTTTGTTAAAAATAAAGGCCTTCAAACCCAGGACTAAAATAACACATACTTCAGATCCCCAGTTGACTAAGGTACGTTTTGTCTGGACAAGCAGAACTTTtacatggaattttttttttccccttatgCCCATGTTTAGGGTTTCAGAGACTTCTTGCTGACAGTTTTTagtgatttttgttttatatatgcTGGATGTAAGTTCAGTTTTGAGATTGCAATATTCAATAATTTATAATTGTTACTTGTTGCCTCAAATGGAGGTTTTGTAAATTCTAAAAATAGCTGCTTTTTTTCTATGGCCTCAACAATGGTTTCTGAGGAAATATTAAAGCAACAGAACTTACCTTCGTCATCATCTCATAATTATTCACTGAAATAAAGTAATCAATCCAAAAACAGCATTGTGTGTCTGTTTcctccttcctttttttttaggGCAATAaggttttccattttttttttgtttcttctcttGCCATCTATGGCCTCTTTCCTTTTATTGTTGAAAAGGCAGGTGAATTGCTCCCAAACCTTTTTGGTGCTATTTCAAAGTCAGCATGAGGTTTTCTCCAATATTTCAAAATTCAGACAGGTGCTCTCTCAAAAATTTAAATACTGGGACTGGAGCTATTCATGTGACTGTCGTCATGTATGCAAGGTGTTCATTCTGGCAATTAAATGGAAGTTGTAGTCAGGCAGTTATGAAGCAAATGTTATTTGATTGAAACCAATCCTAGTCCTGAAAAAATGAGAAAACCAACTTTGCTTTGACCCTTCTACAGTTTGGGATGGACTAACCCATAACCCTCTTTGGGATCTACTGGAAGGTGTCCTTGCATAGTTCAGGAAGAAGAGCTGTCAATATGGACTCTCAAAGAAGCCTGTTTGATTCCTATTTGAGACTGACATAGAGTTGTTGACTTGGTTGGATGTGCTGAGGTACTCAGCactcttgtttgttttactatTATTCAGTGCAGCTGACCTCACTCCACATTAGTGCTTAACTTTTTCTTCTTTGAAAACAGCCTAAAGCAGCTCCTGTGCCTGCACAGCCAACAACACAACCTGCTCCAGTGCCTGCATCAGCGAGTACCGCTTCAGCTGTGTCCACCTCAACTACAACTTCAGCCACAGTTCCAGCTTCAACTGCAGTTCCAAGCTTAATTGCAGATTCAATTTCATCTTCAAGTCAACCTCCCAACTCtaaccccactccaacctcaggTGCCACTTCTGTTGTCCCTGCCTCGCCTCCAGCTATTGTTCCAACATCTGATTCTTCTAGTCCAGTTACGGAGGAAAAGCCAAAGGAAGAAGAAACAACGGAAGAAACCAGTGCCGTTTCTGAAGCACTTAACCCAAGGTACAATAAAGTTGGGTAGGAAAAGTGCTGGATATTAATGCATATGATTTGGGctgaagttagggaagaaatcaCCAGTACCCCAGGGGATGTCCTTTTGGGGCATCTCATTTAATTTTCAGGAAGTCCTTTCTCAGTTATGATTTGAAGGTTTTAAATTTACTTTCTGAGACTTAATTCCTACCTGCATGAACTAAGCAAATGGAAGAAAGAAGAAATGGCCTAATTTTCCACTGATGCATCTGATTTTTCAAAAGATCCAATCAGGCTAATGAAAATCTATTTTGGTCTCGAGCTGCTGTAAACTTTTGATTCCAGATATCTGGAACTGCTTGTAGTTACATTGAAATTTCAGGATGTGCAGAAATACAGCAGTTGATTATTCAGATTGAAGACTTGCAAAATGTGAATTTGTCAAGTTATGTTTGTTAAGaccttttttttcaatttgacTTTTTGTTGAAAGTGTAGCACACCAACATCCTTCTGGGCAACAGCTAAATCTCTCCCCTGTCTTGttcccccccctcacccacccactcacccacctacCCACCCACCTTCCTGTTTTTCTTACTTGGTGTGCTTATCACAGCATGACATGATTGAGCTTGGGAACTCAATATATGCAGTGTTGTGAAAATGAGTCTATATTAGCGTTCTGTTGGAAAAGATATCGGGAATTCTAATACTTTGTACCCTTGTAGTGAGATTTTAAGCACGTTCTTAATTTCCAGATGCTCTTGTGGTCTAGTTTATCGTGGAATGATGATGCGATTGTACTCCTGAGTAAATAGGATGCATTTAGATAGTTAATAAGCCTGCGGGTGtttcaggaatttaaaaaaagtttttgaTTAAAGCAATGTGTTGATGCTCTGTATTGTCCCAATATTAGAGCCACAATCCAGCCCTGATGATAAATAGAAGTATTTGACTGAACTTGTGAGCATTTGTTGTCCTTCTGTGTACCTTCTGGATGTCCAATTTCAGAACAAGGATATGTGGAAGCTGAGGAAAAAGCAACCTGCTTATCCTGCCTTGATTGGTTTATGGTGCAAAGAACAAATAGAATCAGAGTCAAACTGTTTGTTAAAATTgaattttaattaacagagaatGTGATTATCCCAAGTGGATTTGCATTTTATTGCTTATGTAGTTTTGCAAGTTGTGCTATAATTGACAGTACATTGATAATTTACTGAGCAATCATTTCCAGTGTGGAATACAAGTTTATAGAAGCTTTGAACAGCCTCTTAACTAGCAAGCTATAATGAACTTTCCTTCATTGTTTGATGCCAACAATACAATTTGTTACTACATTAATCTCCGTGACCGTTGTCACTTAAGTTTCAAGTTTTGTGTTGAAATATTTACACGTCTTCAAGCCAGTGCAGTCTGAACTGATGCAATGTGTTCATGAGAATCTCTATGTTGTAGAATCTTGATTAGAACCATGCAATAATTTGATTGCTATGTTAAGGTGGCAGAGTGATGACTTAAATGTAACTGTAAATTTTAACCTGTTGTTCCAgatctgtggctgaagaaattgaCTTGAATTTGGTGGAAACAGCCTCGTCTACATTAGGTACACTGATTAAGGATATGTTACTGCTGAAATATTGGGCAATGAATATAGGTGTATTCAGGATTAATTTCACTGTCTTGCTGTACTGTTAATATGTTACATAAATTTGAATACTTCTCCTCTTTGCTTTCTCCCTATTTAATAtgcatttaaaatttaaaaataacctACCTCTTCCTTCaacatattcagtgacttggcctccacagcattctgaTCCATTGGATCACTGCCTTTTGaatgaagacatttttcctcatctcagttctaaatggcctgtCCATACCGGAGACTGTGAATCCCTGGTTCTAGATGTCTCAACTAGGGATATGTTCTGttaataaatattttataaaGGTTTGTCCATCATTTTTTTGCATACCAACGtgaggctaactggtctataattccctgctttctcctgACCTTTTTTAAATAGACCTCTTATATTAGCCACTACCCCATAGGAACTGTTCTGGAGTTTACAGAATCTTAAAAGATGACCAACGCATCTACAATTGCTAGGgctacttccttaagtactctaaTGGAAACCACAAGACCCTGGGGATTTATTGTCACTTATTCCATCCATTTCTCCAACTCCATTTCCCGACTAAAACTGATTTCTTTCCATTCCTCCCTCTAGACCCTTTGTTCCCCAACATTTTTGGAACGTTATTCATGTCCTCCTTTTTAAAGGaggacattttcttttcttttaatttacaTTTCCTTTCTTTAAATTCCTGCGGATAAGTTCCATGTAATGCATGCAAGAAGTAAATCCTTTTTTCTGCAGAACAAACATACCGCAAGGCTGTCACATTCTGGTTTCACTTATTCCATTGTGTAATCTGTACAGGCTACGTAAAACGAAGATCTGTACATGTTTTGTCTATAGTATAACTGGGTAAAATTCTAGTGTTTGCTCACAGAATTGCTATCCCTCCTAAACTGGCTGCAAAATTCACTTGTCAAAGATCAAGTgaattggggtggcacggtggcacagtggttagcactgctgcctcacagcgccagggacctgggttcaattcccgcctcaggcgactgactgcgtggagtttgcacattctccccgtgtctgtgtgggtttcctccgggtgctccagtttcctcccacagtccaaagatgtgcgggtcaggtgaattggccatgctaaattgcccgtagtgtaaggtaaggggtatgtgtaggggtatgggtgggttgcgcttcggcgggtcggtgtggacttgttgggccgaagggcctgtttccacactaagtaatctaatcacctgGAATTTTCAatgtttgattttaaaaagtaagaAATACTCTGTTATAATTTGTTGACACTTTGTGATCTGTCAAGGAATTTGGACTGGCATAGATTCACTTATGCACATTTACTCCAGTAACAGGGCAAGCCTATGAAAATTTGGTGGCAGAAATCATGTCGATGGGCTATGAACGGGAGCAGGTTCTTGCAGCACTGCGGGCAAGCTATAATAACCCTGACAGAGCTGTGGAATATCTTCTGACGGTGAGTTAAAGGTGGAGATTGAAACGTTTTAAGAtattgaaatatttatttttgctGTAGAGGGTGTTATTATTTTGTATCAAATTGCATGAGAGAAAATTGAAGATGACCAGTAAGATTGTCATTGACCTGAAAAATTAGCTTTCCACAAATGCCCTCAACATAGTCAATAATTCATGgaatttatgtttttatttcagatttgcggcatccacattatttttattttaaagaaggAGCTTTGCCTTCAGTAGTGTTTAAAGCTATATCCATTCTGGAATTTTAACCCCTTCCctggcaactttttttttggagaaaacgTTTCATTTTAAGACGAATTTTTGTATTGCTTTAttttatagtatttttaatgcttGCACTCTCATTTGATGTATCCAAGCTTCTAAAAGAAGGTTCATACTCATTGTCATGTTCTGACCTCAACATCTGGGcgtaatttctaaaaaaaaaacagaaaaaaccgAATGAGGGTGTGCCCAAAAGCAGTGCGTTGACGCTTCTTGCAATGCCTCAGATGGAAGAGACACAGCTACCAGACGTATGAGTCAACGAGTATACTCGTTTCTAGCTGAAAAGGGCCCAGAAATGTCGAGAATTGACGTATAAACTCgtctgtggctgtttttgaaattGTTTTGGACGAGTTTACTCGTCGCACTCTGAGAAAGACACATTGGGTGAAGACAAGTTAACTCGTCTTTGCtgggtaaggggttaatgtaatGAGGTACAAAACAAGCACTCTACTTACTAAGATCAACTAGAACCTGGGACCTTCTGGACGACTTGGCTTAGCATTATGCCAGGCACTGTCTTTTTTTAATGTACCATGAGGTCAGTCTTAAGTACATTGGTCACTGAAAGACACTTCTACTGAAAAATGTTGTGGAAACTATCAAACATTGAAATCTGCGGTGTGCTGATTTGGTGGCGACCAGAAGTAATAACCTACCTGCTACCTTAACATTGGAGCAGAGTGGCATAACGTTTTACAAGCACAGTGCTGGAGAAGTGAAACACATctcgcagcatctgtgcagagagaaacagtcaATATATTGAGTTCAGAACTGAAAGAAATTGGAAAAGTTTTTACACATACCTGGCAAACGAAGGAGGAATGAAGAGAATAGATGGTGTAGAAGCtgagtgcaaaagataaaggtGTTGTTAATGATGGGGAACATGACAAAGATGTAAAATGGTATAAGTTAAGATGTGAAAGGGACAAACGGGGTTCTCTCTACTTGGTGGCGGGTCAGTAAACAAGACAAGGTTTGGTGGGAGGGGAAAAACAATGTAAGAAAAATAACAGACGTgtggtcagtttctgaagttgctgaattcaatctTGAGACCTCATGGCTGTAAAATGCCTAAATAGGAAATTAATTGAATTTCTTTAAGCTTTATTGCACTTTATTGGAACATTGTAACAGGCCCACAGCAGAAATGTTGGCATGAAAGCAAGGTGgcttattgaaatggcaagcaactagAAGGTCAGGGCCATTCTTGTGGACAGAGTGAAGCTGTTTCACAAAACAGTCACCCAGTCGGTGTTTAATTTTGCCAATTTGCACACAATTTTCTGATTGGTATTTATGTTCCCTTATTGCGACTGTGGGAAAAATTGTATGTTGATTTCAAAATAGAGCACTTGAGCTCTGAGTACCTTGGTAATAATTTACTACTTCAACTCTATCATCCCATGCTATTTTGTCACCAACCAAGagtttatttggatgtgagcagtgAGATTATCTGATAGATTACTTTAGTGTATTGAGATTTTGTTGTCTGTCTTCTTGGAATCATAAGTATatatttgtgattcctcaatAGTATGTTGTGGCCAACAAAATGGGATTATTGAAGCCTGTCCTGACTCTGCAGGAACGCTGAGTTAATGTACTCTGTATATAGCACCATGTCCTTAAAGGTTTCTTACTATTGGACTTAATTAAATAACTGGACTCGACTGTTAAAGGCAGTTCTTCTGAACTCTCACTTGCTGTTTTCTAGCTTCCTTGATAAATAAATATGCCAGAATTGTTTATAGTTTTAAACAGAATTGACTGCAAAATTCCTTCATTTACATAAAAGTAAaataatgtggatgctggaaaccttaaataaaagcagaaaatcctggaattactgAGCAGGTCAGAGGAATTTGTAGAAAGAAGTACTTAACATTACAAGTCAGTGACTATTCATCAAAACTGAAAAGGTAGAAATGTAATAATCTTTAAAACAGTGGAAGGGGACAAGGACAGGCCGAGCAAAAGGAAAGGCCTGTGATAGGGCTTGGTCTTCCCCGTGTCAAGGAGAGTACAACGTGAACAACAAATACAGTCAGCTAGATTGAAAGAACAACAGTAAATGTTTCGCTCGAGGGGTGGGAAAAGAAGTGATAAAAGGGCATTTTGCATCTCTTGTGCTTGAATGAGTAACTTTTGCTGAATGCCTGTTAAGTCCCAAAGTGTGTGCCTGCACTGCTGTAGCTCTTTATTTGAATTCTGCACTTTGCTCCCATGCTAATCTTTCTGTTCTTAGCCAGCTCCAATGAAGCTCAAAGCAtatttgaggaacagcatctcatcttttgaCTATGTGTTTGGAGTCTTCTGGACTCAAtgtatcgagttcaataatttttgaTCATAACCTGTGTGACTTGTTCTGCTTTTATTTGTTTACTTGGTCTTGTCTTCTTTCTTTGTTTATTCCTTCATATTTTATTCGGGTAGCTGCGGTATAGCCATACATGCTTCATCTGGTCATATCTTTTTCCAATTTGCCCACAATCATTCTCATCGGCTTGTATGAGGAAATTTTTTTCTGTTCTGCTGTCTACCCCCATCACAGCTTTTTTTCCTGTATTTTCTTAACTCCTCCTGGTTTCTGCTGACTTAataccagttttttttaaagttcatttaAAGGTCATCAGCCTGAATGttaactttctctccacagatattgcttgacttgagtgtttccagcatttaatgttatttttaaacaatTGAGATTGAGGCAATAGCTTGCAAATGTGCCTTAGTTTATTTTTCTTGCGTGTAAAATTGGCCTGACTGTATTAAAACTTCCTCTCGAGCAATTGTACAGCTATGGCAAAGGAACTATGCTTATTTCTTCCTGATTAAGGCAAGGAGTTACCAACTCAAGTCTGAAAAAAGAGTTGCCTATCTTGCCGGTGTTCAAAATGAAGTATGCTTGGTACTGACCTATTCTGACTTCTGAACAGTGGCTTGGTTTTGTAATTTTGATTGTTAATTTTGGGACAACTTTATTCATTTTTGCGTTGGTTGTTTCATAATATTAGGTTGGTTTGTAGTTTTGTCTTTTAGTTGTGGTGCAGGTAAAATGACATGTGTAATAAATGTTTTGCCCTTTGTTTAGGGAATCCCGGCAGAGCCAGAAGTTCCAGAGGAACCACAACCTCGAGTCACAACACAACCACCGTCGCAGCCAGCATCGCAATCTACACCAAGCAGTGAGTGCAATCAGTCAGTGTTGGTAATGGGGTAATGTGGTGAGCTTCACTGATGTCAATAGCATGGAAAGCGATGACTaagaattaaatttttaaaaatagcaatctATCACATTGTTAGTGAACAGT containing:
- the LOC132829090 gene encoding UV excision repair protein RAD23 homolog B-like isoform X1 is translated as MQITLKTLQQQTFRIDIDSEQTVKALKEKIEAEKGSDAFPAAGQKLIYAGKILNDDTQLKDYKIDEKNFVVVMVTKPKAAPVPAQPTTQPAPVPASASTASAVSTSTTTSATVPASTAVPSLIADSISSSSQPPNSNPTPTSGATSVVPASPPAIVPTSDSSSPVTEEKPKEEETTEETSAVSEALNPRSVAEEIDLNLVETASSTLVTGQAYENLVAEIMSMGYEREQVLAALRASYNNPDRAVEYLLTGIPAEPEVPEEPQPRVTTQPPSQPASQSTPSSNPLEFLRTQPQFQQMRQIIQQNPALLPALLQQLGRDNPTLLQQITQHQEQFVQMLNDPLGEAGSEGAEGHGSPHTNYIQVTPQEKEAIERLKALGFPEGLVIQAYFACEKNENLAANFLLQQNFDDE